A stretch of DNA from Serinibacter arcticus:
TCCTCGTGGTCGACGCCGGGACCGCCGGGGCCGAGGGCCCGTGGGTGACGTGGGCGCGGATGCCGACGCTCCGCACCGTCAAGGAGCTGCACGGGCCCGACCTCGGCTACCCGAGCGCGACCTTCCGGTCGTGGTTCACCGCGCGCCGCGGCGAGCGGGCGTGGGAGGACCTGACGCTGATCCCGCGGCAGGAGTGGATGGCGTACCTGCGCTGGATCCGACAGGTGTTCGCGGTGCCGTACCTCAACGACGCGCGCGTCGTCGGGCTGACGCCGGACGGCGAGGACGGGTGGGCCGTCGCGCTCGAGGTACGGGACGCGGGTGCGCCGTCGCCCGCCTCAGCGCCGCGATCGACGACGGTCCGCGCCCGCCGCGTGGTCGTCTCCACCGGGATCGACGGTGCCGGCGGCCCGACGGTGCCGGCCGCCGTCGCCGCCCTCCCGCGCGCGCGGTGGTCCCACTCGAGCGACGCGATCGATCTCGCGGCGCTGGCCGGCCGACGGGTGGCCGTGCTCGGCGTCGGCGCCTCGGCCTTCGACAACGCGGCCGCTGCGCTGGAGGCCGGCGCGCGCGAGGTCGTGCAGTTCGCGCGGCGCCCCGAGCTGCCGACCGTGAACTCGGGCCGGCTGGTCGAGTCGCGGGCGCTGTACCGCCACTTCGCGACGCTCGACGACGACGTCCGCGTCGCCGTCACGCGCAGCATCCTGTCGCTCCCGATGCCGCCGCCGGACCACTCGGTCGAGCGGTGCAGGCGCCACCCGGGCTACGACCTCCGGCTGGGCAGCCCGTGGCTCGCGGTCGCGGCGACCGACGACGGCGGCGTGCTCCTGTCGACGCCCGCCGGCGACGAGCGGTTCGACCACCTGATCCTCGGGACGGGCTTCACCGTGGACCTCACGCGGGTGCCGTGGCTCGCGGGCGTCGCGGACGACGTCGTCCTCTGGGGGGAGCGGTACCCGCTCGACGCGGGTGACGCCGTCGACGTCGCCCTCGCGCGCTACCCCTACCTCGATGCGGGCCTCGC
This window harbors:
- a CDS encoding SidA/IucD/PvdA family monooxygenase → MTDDAASTALAALEARLRLEQEQLAYPDRPWVTVGVGAEAGGEAHGHAAGEAHDGGVPAVVDVLVVGGGQAGLTVAGKLLREGVPRVLVVDAGTAGAEGPWVTWARMPTLRTVKELHGPDLGYPSATFRSWFTARRGERAWEDLTLIPRQEWMAYLRWIRQVFAVPYLNDARVVGLTPDGEDGWAVALEVRDAGAPSPASAPRSTTVRARRVVVSTGIDGAGGPTVPAAVAALPRARWSHSSDAIDLAALAGRRVAVLGVGASAFDNAAAALEAGAREVVQFARRPELPTVNSGRLVESRALYRHFATLDDDVRVAVTRSILSLPMPPPDHSVERCRRHPGYDLRLGSPWLAVAATDDGGVLLSTPAGDERFDHLILGTGFTVDLTRVPWLAGVADDVVLWGERYPLDAGDAVDVALARYPYLDAGLACRGRTPETDRHLRHLHLLGSAALASAGTASSGINALPWGTDRVADAVVRSLLVEEMPRVVAGLEEMVDEVQALAPLPVPPAR